A single window of Dermacentor albipictus isolate Rhodes 1998 colony chromosome 1, USDA_Dalb.pri_finalv2, whole genome shotgun sequence DNA harbors:
- the LOC135911328 gene encoding cellular tumor antigen p53-like isoform X2, translating to MTHIQHWGGEYGPLDEEVLGLSAPSDVWQELSNAIFWGPNVCEELPHEDTVMQLFDVAPRTTAPNTSSVNQCVNEWSGDFGFSAVIASSPKAGKNVNWTYSERLRKLYAVVNAPCPIRFVTERAPPEGSFVCAVAVFRESESRRENVLRCPAHRTPANALGAGSREDQWFHCDHPQAQNCCDEANGGRHCVRLPLGPEPFSLTFGCRNSCPGGLRRRATEVVFLLQSPEGQDLARSVVQVKVCACPGRDRRHDEQGEERERAALVARAALPSTSMHRDADCTDGSSSDSGGEGRGGTFLLRVKDRDVYKFLYHVHQSLEGTHAATTPSLRMRQTPSSESDD from the exons ATGACTCACATTCAGCATTGGGGAGGCGAATATGGTCCACTAGATGAAGAGGTTTTGGGGCTTTCCGCGCCCAGCGACGTTTGGCAGGAACTAAGCAATGCTATTTTCTGGGGTCCAAATGTGTGCGAGGAGTTGCCCCACGAAGACACCGTTATGCAACTGTTCGACGTTGCGCCGAGGACCACGGCTCCGAATACATCTAGCGTTAACCAATGTGTAAATGAATGGTCCGGTGACTTCGGATTCAGCGCCGTAATCGCGAGTTCACCGAAAGCCGGAAAAAACGTTAACTGGACGTATTCCGAGCGGCTTCGCAAGCTCTACGCTGTTGTGAACGCTCCGTGCCCCATTAGGTTCGTCACCGAGCGCGCCCCGCCTGAAGGTTCGTTTGTCTGTGCTGTCGCGGTTTTTCGGGAGTCCGAGTCCCGGCGAGAAAATGTATTGCGGTGTCCGGCGCATCGCACGCCAGCAAACGCACTCGGCGCCGGCTCCCGCGAAGATCAGTGGTTCCACTGCGATCACCCCCAGGCACAAAACTGCTGCGACGAAGCCAACGGCGGGCGTCACTGCGTTCGACTGCCGTTAGGACCGGAGCCTTTCAGCCTGACGTTTGGCTGTCGTAACAGCTGTCCGGGCGGATTGCGACGGAGAGCCACTGAAGTAGTCTTTCTGCTGCAGTCACCCGAAGGCCAGGACTTGGCACGCAGCGTCGTACAG GTGAAGGTTTGTGCCTGCCCAGGCCGCGATCGAAGACACGATGAGCAAGGCGAAGAACGTGAGCGCGCAGCGCTGGTGGCCCGCGCCGCCTTGCCGTCAACAAGCATGCATCGAGATGCCGACTGTACCGACGGATCCAGCTCTGACAGCGGAGGCGAAGGCCGTGGCGGTACTTTCTTACTACGTGTGAAAGATCGAGACGTGTACAAGTTCTTATACCATGTTCACCAATCTCTCGAGGGCACACATGCAGCGACTACACCGAGCCTCAGGATGCGGCAGACTCCATCTTCAGAATCAGATGATTAG
- the AIMP1 gene encoding aminoacyl tRNA synthase complex-interacting multifunctional protein 1 yields the protein MIVDNALARVMSRAKQADELLALLTAQLESLRAARTERYVQAECARLRSENEQLRQDVEAWKNRLEAAEAGNGIAPVGVSAQLAKSEQPAQANNVRPAARAVSQKPGDAGAGDQPKKRAGPAVDAKAPPAKKADAKKKLEDNDDSKPVDVSRLDLRVGRIVSAVKHPDADSLYVEQVDVGEGKPRTVVSGLVKFVPLDKMQNRMAVLLCNLKPAKMRGVTSEAMVMCASTPEKVEILAPPPGAQPGDRVVCDGYPGQPDAQLNPKKKIFEQVAPDLKTDGEKRATYKGQQWLVTGCQGHVTAETLCNVQIK from the exons ATGATCGTTGATAACGCGCTTGCGCGGGTAATGAGCAGGGCCAAGCAGGCGGACGAATTACTCGCTTTGCTCACTGCTCAGCTGGAATCTTTGCGTGCTGCTAGAACAGAGCGATATGTTCAAGCTGAATGTGCCCGCTTACGAAGCGAAAACGAACAGCTCCGCCAAGATGTCGAAGCATGGAAAAATCGCCTCGAGGCAGCCGAAGCTGGCAACGGTATTGCGCCAGTAGGTGTTTCCGCGCAATTAGCGAAATCTGAGCAGCCAGCTCAAGCAAATAACGTTAGGCCAGCTGCACGAGCCGTTTCGCAGAAGCCTGGTGACGCTGGTGCCGGCGATCAGCCCAAGAAACGTGCTGGGCCTGCTGTAGACGCAAAAGCACCCCCGGCAAAAAAAGCGGATGCTAAGAAAAAGCTGGAAGACAACGATGACTCTAAGCCAGTTGATGTGAGCCGACTTGACCTGCGTGTGGGAAGAATCGTGAGCGCAGTCAAGCACCCTGACGCCGACTCTCTATACGTTGAACAGGTTGACGTAGGTGAGGGAAAACCTCGTACAGTTGTCTCGGGACTGGTAAAATTTGTGCCGCTGGACAAGATGCAGAACCGCATGGCTGTACTTCTGTGCAACCTGAAGCCTGCCAAGATGCGTGGTGTCACATCGGAAGCCATGGTCATGTGTGCGAGTACTCCAGAGAAAGTTGAAATTCTGGCTCCTCCTCCAGGTGCTCAACCAGGCGATCGTGTTGTCTGCGACGGTTATCCAGGCCAGCCAGACGCACAGCTGAACCCCAAGAAGAAAATTTTTGAGCAG GTGGCCCCCGATCTCAAGACTGACGGTGAAAAAAGGGCAACTTACAAAGGCCAACAATGGCTTGTTACTGGCTGCCAGGGCCATGTGACTGCAGAGACATTATGCAATGTCCAGATTAAGTAG
- the LOC135911328 gene encoding cellular tumor antigen p53-like isoform X1, giving the protein MTHIQHWGGEYGPLDEEVLGLSAPSDVWQELSNAIFWGPNVCEELPHEDTVMQLFDVAPRTTAPNTSSVNQCVNEWSGDFGFSAVIASSPKAGKNVNWTYSERLRKLYAVVNAPCPIRFVTERAPPEGSFVCAVAVFRESESRRENVLRCPAHRTPANALGAGSREDQWFHCDHPQAQNCCDEANGGRHCVRLPLGPEPFSLTFGCRNSCPGGLRRRATEVVFLLQSPEGQDLARSVVQVGHDAQHVHVSQVKVCACPGRDRRHDEQGEERERAALVARAALPSTSMHRDADCTDGSSSDSGGEGRGGTFLLRVKDRDVYKFLYHVHQSLEGTHAATTPSLRMRQTPSSESDD; this is encoded by the exons ATGACTCACATTCAGCATTGGGGAGGCGAATATGGTCCACTAGATGAAGAGGTTTTGGGGCTTTCCGCGCCCAGCGACGTTTGGCAGGAACTAAGCAATGCTATTTTCTGGGGTCCAAATGTGTGCGAGGAGTTGCCCCACGAAGACACCGTTATGCAACTGTTCGACGTTGCGCCGAGGACCACGGCTCCGAATACATCTAGCGTTAACCAATGTGTAAATGAATGGTCCGGTGACTTCGGATTCAGCGCCGTAATCGCGAGTTCACCGAAAGCCGGAAAAAACGTTAACTGGACGTATTCCGAGCGGCTTCGCAAGCTCTACGCTGTTGTGAACGCTCCGTGCCCCATTAGGTTCGTCACCGAGCGCGCCCCGCCTGAAGGTTCGTTTGTCTGTGCTGTCGCGGTTTTTCGGGAGTCCGAGTCCCGGCGAGAAAATGTATTGCGGTGTCCGGCGCATCGCACGCCAGCAAACGCACTCGGCGCCGGCTCCCGCGAAGATCAGTGGTTCCACTGCGATCACCCCCAGGCACAAAACTGCTGCGACGAAGCCAACGGCGGGCGTCACTGCGTTCGACTGCCGTTAGGACCGGAGCCTTTCAGCCTGACGTTTGGCTGTCGTAACAGCTGTCCGGGCGGATTGCGACGGAGAGCCACTGAAGTAGTCTTTCTGCTGCAGTCACCCGAAGGCCAGGACTTGGCACGCAGCGTCGTACAGGTGGGGCATGACGCGCAGCATGTGCATGTATCGCAG GTGAAGGTTTGTGCCTGCCCAGGCCGCGATCGAAGACACGATGAGCAAGGCGAAGAACGTGAGCGCGCAGCGCTGGTGGCCCGCGCCGCCTTGCCGTCAACAAGCATGCATCGAGATGCCGACTGTACCGACGGATCCAGCTCTGACAGCGGAGGCGAAGGCCGTGGCGGTACTTTCTTACTACGTGTGAAAGATCGAGACGTGTACAAGTTCTTATACCATGTTCACCAATCTCTCGAGGGCACACATGCAGCGACTACACCGAGCCTCAGGATGCGGCAGACTCCATCTTCAGAATCAGATGATTAG